In Cyprinus carpio isolate SPL01 chromosome A5, ASM1834038v1, whole genome shotgun sequence, the sequence tgataatatttaaaatttgctaACTGAGATTTACCTGGATGTCCTGGTAAAGACTCTTGCCAAACTTATTCTGGTACTCTTGCTTGATTTTGGCCAAGTCTATCTCAGAGCGGCTCACCAATATTCTGGTCAAGATCTTGCCTTTATAACCAGAGCCCTGTGAAAACACAAAGTCACACTCAGTGgttcttttagtttttaattcatatatattcatatttaaaacatatatagatatatttaatataaaaaatatattatgccaGTTAAACTTGCCTTCATTGCCAGATTTAGTTTATCAGCAAAGAAAGCAGATTTGTTTCCAGCACatttcactgttaaaaaaaaagataagtcaCAGTGataagaaaagataaaaatatttattttggaaatgtcaTGCAAAAAACGTCTTCTGTTTCATTGCTCAGAACTTAAAATAACATAGTCATATTATTGCATAcagtaaaaagaaacattaaaatagcatTCTTGTCATACTGTAAGAAAGTAGTTTAAATCTTAAAAGGTATGGTACATCTAAGAGGATCTGCGGCATTTCCAAGAAAAGTTTTCAGTGAACTTATTGTGtttcattccattttaaaatgCCGTATGTAATGCTATGGACAGCTATAAAGGTTTAAGTGTCTCACCAACAGCAATCAAGCAGGTCTCAATATCACCCTTCAACTCCAGATCAATGGCTTTTGCGACATCCACTTTACTGTACTTTGAGTACAgctgaaaaactaaatataaagaaaaaaaaatgacattattatcACTAAGGTGGATTTTGAAAACAGGGAGGTGGAGGAAGTCAACCATACCTCTCCTCAGGTGACAAGCATTCCGTGAAGTGAGGATGTCAATGAACACGCCACAGTCTgtgccttttcttttttctcctgcCTCATATAAGGCCTACAGGCAGAATCAGAGGTCAAAAGACAAGTACATACAATGACCAACCACATATACACAATACAAGTTTAATTACCCTGGCATCTTTGTCAGCCAACTCCTCTTGCACAACCTTGTCTTCACTTCTGGTAGCCTgtgaattcaaataaaaagtttaacaaTGAGCAAAAGCACTTTGTGCCAATTCAAGTCACAAATCACTCTCCTAGTAAGTTGCAGAATCAGATGTGTTAGAcatcaaaaaaatgcagtaatGGGAGGGGCAGAATTGAGAAACAATATAAGAGCAAAGCCAACCTTGCAGAGAGCAAGCAGGGCATTCCTGAAGTCTCCACTTGTCTCAGACTTGATCGCCGCCTCTAGATCCTTCTTATATTCTATAAATACAAGTCATAAACTCAGTTTTCATATATACTGCATTCACATACCATAAACCATGAGTGTCTCTTGgggggccactgtcctgcaaagtttagctccaacctgaattaaacacacctaaaccatcTAAGCAAGATCTTCAGGaatcaggattactagaaagttcCAGGCTGGTGTGTTGAAGCACATTGGGGCTAACCTCTGCAGGCTGTTGGCCCTACAGGAGCAGGATTAACATCATGCCATAAGCATATTTAAAGGATAACTGGATGATAAATAGCAATAAATGTTaccttgtttgaaaacctgtttaATCTCTTGAATCTCTTTATTGGTCCTAGAGGCCAAAATCTCGACAAGTGTTTCTTCATCTGTGCCCAAACCCTAAAGAGAAAAAGACTTTAAATTATACAGTCCATGTCAAATCTTGTGTGTAAGAAGACATGCAGGTCTATTGGTGGTCTATTAAAATATCCACCAGATGTGTTGTAAAAACATGAAGTTTCTCTATTCACAGTCTGAAAATAATGTTACCTTCATGGCACCATGGAGCAGAAAGGAATCATACTGAGCTGGAGTCATCAACAGGCCCAGAACCACTTCTTCCAGCTCACCTTTAAGAGCAGCTTTCAAGGCTACATCCAGAGGCTGTGCAGAGGAAAATAAGTGATTTAGGTGAGGGAGGATCCAGACAGCAAATATGTGTTGATTTCAGGTCCAGTGAATGTGATACCTTGCCGACTGTTTGCTGGTAAGCGGCCTTGATTTGCTGGCGCTGGGCATTGCTCCTGCGGACCAGTGTTTCAATGATTGTGAGCTCATCCACACCTGAGAACAAAAACTTTTGTCAACAGAGCAAACAGATGCAGAATGCAAATATGTACAAGTATTTTATTCATCTTCATTTTTCCAAGATTCATATACCAACCTTTTGCCTTAATAGCCTTGTCCAAGACGCCTGCATCCATAGCTGCATCAAACTGAGCAAAGGGCTTCACTGTGCCCTGCCCC encodes:
- the LOC109083873 gene encoding annexin A1-like, which translates into the protein MSFIHAFLEQLAYQGMQDNTVQDITEGQGTVKPFAQFDAAMDAGVLDKAIKAKGVDELTIIETLVRRSNAQRQQIKAAYQQTVGKPLDVALKAALKGELEEVVLGLLMTPAQYDSFLLHGAMKGLGTDEETLVEILASRTNKEIQEIKQVFKQEYKKDLEAAIKSETSGDFRNALLALCKATRSEDKVVQEELADKDARALYEAGEKRKGTDCGVFIDILTSRNACHLRRVFQLYSKYSKVDVAKAIDLELKGDIETCLIAVVKCAGNKSAFFADKLNLAMKGSGYKGKILTRILVSRSEIDLAKIKQEYQNKFGKSLYQDIQDDTKGDYETILLALCGQ